CGAGCTGGGCGAGGCGTACCAGCAGCACCCCGCGCCGCTGGTGATGGTCGGGCCGATGCGGCAGCAACCGCAGGGCCACGCGAAGCCAGTGCGCCGCGGTGACCGGATCCTGGTGTTGCACCGCCAAGGCGGCCCGGTGCAGGAGCGACACCGCGGCCACGTCACCGGGGCGGGCGGTACGGGCGACGTGCGGGGCCAGCGCCTGGGGCGGGGCTCCGCGCCGGTACAGGGCAGCCGTCGCCCGGTCGTGCGCGGCCAACTGCCAGCCGGGGCTGACCGCGTCGTAGACCGCCCGCCACAGCACGGCGTGCCGGAAGCTGATCAGCCGGCCACCGGCGACCGGGCGGACGACGTCCAGGTCGGCCAGTTCGTCGAGCGCGCGGTGCACCTCGGCGTCGCGGCACTGGCCGATCTGCGCGACCAGCGCCGGCTCGAACACCTCTCCCGCCACTGCCGCGGCGTCCAGGACGATGCGGCTCAGCGGGGAGGCGGCTTCCAACTCCCCCACCAGCCTCATCCGCAGCGCGACCGGTAACTCGCCGACGACCACCGACGCGGTGCTGCGCAACCCGGTGGCAGCGGCGGCCAGCGCGTCCAGGTGCAGCGGATTGCCGCCGCTGTGTCGGTAGACGGCCCACTGCCACGGTGTGCCGCACCGGACACCGAGCAGAGTCTGGGCGTCCTGCTCGCCGATCGGGCCGAGGGGGATCTCCCGTACCCGCTCGTCACCCGGCGCACCGACCAGCGCGGTGTGCAGGCGTACGGGCGCTTGTCGGGGCCGGTACGCCAGCACGAGCAGCAGGGGCACCGGGGACGGGGCCCGCACGACCTGGGCCAGTAGTGCGATGGTCGTCTCGTCGGCCCGGTGCATGTCGTCGACGAGGACGACCAGCCGGTGGGCATCCGCGTCGCCGGCACGGTCCACGAGGTCGCGCACCAGGTGGACGGAAGCGGTGGACCTCGCCCACGCGGCACCCGGGCCGGTCTGCCGGGTGGCGCGGCGATCGCCGTCGACCACCGCGTCGAGCAGTGGGGCCAGGGGCTGGGACCGCTGCCCCGGGGTGGCCGAGCTGGACACCACGCGGGATCCCCGGCGCCGGGCCATCTCACCGAACTCGCTGAGCAGCCGGGACTTCCCGATGCCGGGCTCGCCGGTCACCGCCACGACCTGGAGTCCGGCGCGGCCGGTCGCCTCCAGGGTGCTCCACAGAGCCGCAATCTCGATGTCACGGCCCACGAACGGGGTCATCAGCGCCACTGTCCCGACGCCGGCCCGCAGCAGCCGTCAGATTTCCACCAAAAAACCGAGGATCCGACCATTCTAGATCGACTCCCGTCTTCCACAGCGAGCCATCAACGACGTTGACATTAGCAGGATTCGATTCGTTTGCGAGTGGTCGGCGATGCGAGAACCAGGCCACGCAGCGAACCAGCACGTACGGATGATCCCCACCCTAGGGAACTCCCCAGTGCCCACCAAACGACCGCACGCCCATAATCGACGATAGCCATTTATGAGGCGGAGGCATCATTGACCACCCGGCTGTACGCCCTGCCTGTCGACCAGACGGGCTGGCACATCAAGGCAGGCAACACCACCGTATTCGACTGGGACTACGACGACAGCCGGGACAAACTGCTCAGCCTCTACGAAAAGGGCAAACAGCGGCAGTGGAACGCGGCAGAACGACTTGACTGGACCATCGAGATCGATCATGACGATCCGATGGGCATCCCGGAGGAGTCGGTGGCCATCTACGGGTCACGCACCTGGCAGTCGCTTAACCGCAGAGAAAAGGCCAACGTCCGGCTACACATGAACTCGTGGCAATTCTCCCAGTTCCTCCACGGCGAACAGGGTGCCCTCATCTGCTCGGCCAAGATCGTGCAGACCGTGCCGGACATCGACTCCAAGTTCTACGCCGCCACCCAGGTGGTCGACGAGGCCCGCCACGTCGAGGTGTACTCCCGCTACCTACGGGAGAAGATCGGCTTCGCCTACCCCATCAACCCGCACTTCAAGAGCCTGCTCAACGACATCATCTCCGACTCCCGCTGGGACATGACCTACCTGGGCATGCAGGTGCTCATCGAGGGTCTCGCCCTGGCCGCGTTCGGCCAGATCCGCGACTACTCCAAGGAGCCACTCGCCCAGGCACTCAACGCCTACGTCATGCAGGACGAGGCACGTCACGTGGCCTTCGGTCGGCTGGCCCTGCGCGACTACTACCCCGAGCTGACCCAGGCCGAGCGGGACGAGCGTGAGGAGTTCTGCATCGAGGCCTGCCACATGCTCCAGCAACGCTTCGTCGGCGAGGAGGTCTGGACCGCGCTCGACCTGGACGCCGCCGAGTGCATGGCCTTCATGCGCGGCTCCGAGCACTACCAGTACTTCCGGTCCAAGCTGTTCTCCCGGATCGTGCCCACGCTGAAGGACATCGGCCTGTTCGGCCCGAAGCTGCAACGGGCCTTCGCCGACATGGGAGTGCTCGACTACCAGAACGCCAACCTCGACCGGCTGATGGCCGAGGACGAGACCGTCGCCGACGAGGTCGACCGGCTGCGCCGGGAGCAGGTCGCGCAGGCGATCCGGCTCGGCTCCGAGTCGTCCTGACCCCCACCGAGCGGCCGGCCCGAGGAGATTGCCCGTGCACATCCCAACCGCTGCATCCACCAACTACGTTCCCCAGGCGTTGGCGCTGTTCGAGAAGTACGGTCCGGCAGAAGCGATCGTGTACCAGGGCCGCCGGCTGACCTTCGCCGACCTGCGGAGCGGTATTCAGCATCTGGCCGAGGCCCTGCGTGGGCAGGGCATCGGTGCGGGCCGTGCGGTGGCGGTGGTCGCCAACAACCACCCCGACGTGGTCATGTTGCACTTCGCGCTGCATCTGCTGGGCTGCCGGTCCATCTGGGTGGCCCAGGCACCCCTGGAGCACCAACTGGACTTCCTCGGTCAGGCCGGCCCGGACGTCCTGGTGTACGACCCCCGTACCCACGCCGAGGCCGGCGTCGAACTGGCCCGGCGGGCCGGTACCCGGACCGTGTTCAGCCTCGGTCCCGGTGTCGGCACCGACCTGTGGCAGGCGCCCCGGAGGGCACTGGACCCGGCCGACACCCTGGGCGAGCCCGCGTCCGTGTTCCAGACCAGCGGCACGACCGGACGGCCCAAGCTGGTCCACCACCGTAACCTGCTGTTCCAGACGATCCTGGAACTCGCCACCCGGTGGGTGGACGACGGCCACCCGACCCGCCACCTCTACTACGGCGTCTTCTGGCACGTCAGCTCGCAGCTCGGCGTCATGGGCATGCTGTTCGCCGGCGGGACGCAGGTGGTGTGCGACTCCTTCGACGTCACGCAGTTCTTCACCATCATCGAGCGGGAGCGGATCACGAGCACCAACGCCGCCTCGCCCCGCCTGTACGAGATGCTGGACTGCCCACTGCTCGACCGGACCGACCTGAGCAGCCTGGAGATGCTCACCCTGGGCGGCTCGACCGTCGCCCCCGCCCGGCTGACCCAGGCACTCGAACGCTTCGGGCCCATCGTGCGCGTCGCCTACGGGATGAGCGAGGCGCCCCTGATCACCGACCTCAACGGCGACGAGCACGACCCTAGCCGCCCCCACCTGCTGCGCTCCTGCGGACGCGCCTACGGCGACGTGCGCATCGCCGTCCGGGACGACGCCGGCCGGGATCTGCCGCCCGGACAGCACGGCCAGGTGTGGGTTTCCGGTTCGCTGGTGATGGCCGGGTACTGGGGGCAGCCGGAGCTGACCGCCGAGACGCTGGTCGACGGCTGGCTGCGCACCGGGGACACCGGTCGTCTCGACGAGGAGGGCTATCTCTACCTGGTGGGACGCGAGCGGGAACTCATCGTCACCGGTGCCGGCGCGGTCAACGTCTATCCGGGACCGATCGAGGACGTCCTGACCGCCCACCCCGACGTCCACGACGCGGCCGTGTTCGCCGTACCCGACGAGGCCTTCGGTGAGGCGGTGTACGCCTGCGTCGTCCCGGTACCGGGCGCCACGGTGACTCCCGAGGAACTCCGCGACCTGGTCACCGAACGACTCGACACCAACTGGACCCCTCGCGACGTGGAGTTCGTCGACGCCCTACCCATGATCGGCTACGGAAAGGTCGACAAACGCGCGCTACGCGACGGCTATCTCGCCCGTACCGGCACGGCAGTCGGTCCACGGGAGTGAGGGTGCCCAGCCGGTCCCGGGCAGCCCTCGTCGGGCTGCTCACCGCCGGAACGATCTCCGACACCGGCACCCGGGTGTCCACGGTGACCCTGCCCTGGCTGGTCCTGGTCAGCACCGGCAGCCCCACCCGGATGGGTCTGGTCGTCGCAGCCGAGATGCTGCCGTACGTGCTGGTCAGCGCACTGGGCCCACCGCTGGTGGACCGGCTCGGCGCCCGCCGGGTCTCCATCACGGCCGACCTGGCCAGCGCCGGCTGCATGGCGCTGCTGGCCGCCACCTACGGGTTCGGCTTCGCCACGCTGCTCGGCCTGGTCGCCGTCATCGGTGTCCTCCGGGGTCTCGGCGACAACGCCAAACGGGCGATGGCGCACGCCACCATCGCCGCGGCGGGCGCCTCGATGGCACGGGTCAGCTCCATCGACGACGGCCTGCACCGGATGAGCATCCTCGTCGGCGCGCCGGCAGCCGGTGTGATCATCGCCTGGTTCGGCATCACCCAGGCCATCCTCATCGACGCGGCGTCCTTCGCCGTGGCCGCCGCCATCGTGACGGCGCTGATCCCCGCGTCCATCGGACGCCCCACCCACACCGACACGACGGAGCGGGAACCGTACCTGAAGGCGTTGGGCATCGGGCTACGCCACCTGCGACAGGACCAGGTCGCCGTCGGGATCTTCGCGGTGATGTTCATCGTCAACCTGTTCAACCAGGCCAGTGTCGCCGTCTACATCCCACTCTGGGTCGACCGGGTGCTCGACAACCCGGCCGCACTTGGCGCGGTCAGCGGCGCGCTCGCCCTCGGCGCGATCGTCGGCAACATCGGTTTCACCATCGCCGCCACCCGACTGCCTCGCTACGTCACCTTCACGATCGGTCTGCTCGTCGGCGGGGCTCCGCGCTTCCTGGCCTTGGCGTTCAGCCACGACCTGCTGGTGGTGATCGCCATCACCTTCGTCTCCGGCGTGGCGCTCTCCTCCGTCAACCCGATCATCGCCGCGACCATCCTGGAACGTACCCCGCCAGCGTTGCAGGCCCGGATGTTCGGCCTGGCCACCGCGGTTTCCTGGGCCAGCATCCCGCTCGGCGGCGTGCTCGGCGGCTGGGCCGCGTCCGCCCTCGGACTGACCGTCTCGATCGCCCTGAGCGGACTGCTGTACCTGCTGGTGGCGCTCACCCTGGTGCTCCGCCCCGCCCGGTGGCGCCGCCTGGACGAACCACCGCCCACCACGGCGACCGCCGCCGAACCGGCCCGGACGTGAGCACCCGCGCGGCCCTCTGGCCGCCACCGACCCCACTGCGGAAGGCGCCAACGACATGCACGTTCGAGACGACTACGGGCTTCCCATCGCCGACGCGGACGCGCACGAGGCACTGACCGCACACCGCGCCGGCGAGCTACCCCCGGTCGTCCTCGTCCGGGTCACCGACCCGCCGCGTGACGCCTGGGCGGACCTCGCCCACGCCGGGTTCATCCGCAAGCCGACGTGGCTGAGTTGGCGGGCACCCACTCCGCGCTCGGTCGACGACTACGCCGCCCGGCTCACCCGCAAGGCCCGCCAGGACCTCCGCCGGGCCGTCGACCGGGCGGCCGACGCCGAGCTGCGGATCGAGGTGCACCCGACGCTCAGCGCCGACCAACTCGACCCGTTCCTCACCCTGTACGAGAACCGGGTCAACGGCATGCGCTTCGGCTTCTCGTTCGCCGGCTCGATGCGCGCCGGCATGATCGACAATCCGACGACCTTCGGCGTGTTCGCCTACGAGAAGGGCGAGCTGGTCGGTGGCTGCCTGTGTCGGGAGTTCCCCCAGGACGACTCGGTGTGGCTGCTCTTCTCCGCCGTCGACGCACGCTGGCGGGAACACAGCCTCGCCCGGGTGATCTACCTGCACGCCTTCGAGGAGACCCGCAGGCGTGGTTATCCCGAAGTGACCATGGGCAACGATCCCAACCTCTACGGACACGTCGCCAAGCCGGGCCTGTTCCTGTTCAAGACCCGCCTCGGCTTCGACCCGGTACCCGCCAGACCCGTCGGCAAGGCCCCGGCGGGCGACTGCGCCGACCTGCTGCTCTCCGTCGAGGCACTGACCACGCCCGTGGTCATGCTGGGGTACGCCGATGCCGACGCCCAGGACGTCGGCACGCCCCGACTGACCGCTCACGTCTTCGGCGCCGGGCCGGAGGTCGACATCAACCGGTACACCACCCGCACCGTCGACACGGCCCGCCGCGCCGACCTGCCGGCGCGGGTGGACCGTCGGATCCGGATGTCTCCATGAACACGGACCTCGTGCCGGGCGGATCCATGCCCGGCCACCAACCTGATCTCCCCGCGACGAGGATCTCCGTCCTCGGGCCGTTACGCCTGGAGCACCTCAACCACACGGTGCACCTCGGGCCGAAGGTCTCCGGCCTGCTCTCGGCGTTGGTCCTGCACGCCGGGAAACCCGCCGACGCCGGCCAGCTCATCGACCTGCTGTGGGGGAAGTCCGCGTCCGCGGCGGCCGAGACGACGCTCCGCAGTCACGTCTCCCACCTGCGCCAGAAGCTCGGACTCCCGCCCGGCCCGCACGGCCCGGTGGCCACCGTACGGACCGTGGGTACGTCGGCCAGCAGGGGTTATCTTCTCGAGCTGGCCCGGGACAGCGTCGACGTACAGGTCTTCGAGAGCGCGGTCGTCGAGGGTAGCCGGCTGCTCCGGACCGGCGGTACGGCGGAGGCACGGCGGGCCGCGAAGCTGCTCCGGGATGGGCTGGCGCTGTGGCGCGGCACCGCGTTCGCGGACATCGCCCACTGGTGGGGTGCCACGGCCGAGATCAATCGCCTGGACGCACTGCGCCGCTCCGCGATGCAGGTTCGGGCGGAGGCGCTCATCGAGACCGGCAGTTACCTGGAGGCCACGGGTGAGCTCGCCGGCATGGTCGCCGTCGATCCGTACAACGAGAAGGTGCGGCGTCTGCTGGCGCTGGCGCTCTATGCCGACCAGCGGGTGGACGAGGCGGCTGAGGTCTGCCGGGAGGGGCTGACCCTGCTGGCGTGTCGTGGCCTCGACGCACCCGACCTCCACGAGCTCCAGCGGAGAATCCTGCGCCGGACGGTCTCCGTCGGGAGGCGTCCGCCGGTGCCGCGCGTCCTGCCACCGGCGCCGCCGATCTTCGTCGGTCGCCACGCGGAACTGGCGGCGGGCATTCGACTCCTGGCCGGCACAGGCGAGAGTCCGAGGACGCTCGTCCTCGGCGGCCCGGCGGGCATCGGCAAGAGCACCTTCGCCGTCCACCTGGCGCACCGGCTGGCCGACGACCTGCCGGGCGGGCAACTCTACGTCGACCTGCGCGGGTTCGATGCCGTCCGGCCACCGCTGTCCGTCCCGGACGTCATCCGGACGGTGCTGCGGGCCATGGGCGTGTCGCCGGAGCGGCTGCCCGTCAGCGTGGACGGCCAGTTGGCGCTGTACCGCAGCCTGCTCGTCGACCGTCGGATGCTGATCGTGTTCGACAACGTGGCCGGCGCCCAGCAGGTCCGGCCGTTGCTGCCCGCAGCGGCGGGCTGCCCCGTCATCGTGGCCAGTCGAAGCAGGCTCACGAGCCTGGTGGCGACCGGGGCGAGTCTGCCGCTCTCCCTCGGCCCACTGTCCGGGATGGAGGCGCGGGAACTGCTCGATCGGCGACTGGGCGCCGAACGGACCGCCGCCGAGCCGGTGGCCACGACCGAACTCGTCGACTACTGCGACGGCAACCCGCTGGCCCTGGCGGTCATCGCCGCGCAGGCAGCCGACTTTCCGGGGCTACGACTGGCGCAGCTGGTCGCCGAACTGCGGGTACCCGAGTTCACGTCGGCCGGGTGACGCGTCCGCTCGGCGCGTGGTCAACCCGCGACGGCATCCGGAAGCTCGTACGTCGCGGGAGCGGGGGTGCCCAGGACGTCACGCACCATGAGGACAGCTTCCAGGCGGTTGCGGGCGCCGAGCTTGGCGAGGGCGTGCGAGACGTGGCTCTTGACGGTGGCGCTCGACACTCCGCAGCGTTCCGCCGCCTCGGCTGTGGTGAGCCCCTCCCCGAGACGGCGCAGCACCTCACGTTCCCGCGCGGTCAGCTTCTGCACGGCGTCCTGGAACCGGCGGTCCGCCGCAGCCGGGTTGACGTAGAGGTTCAGCAGGGCCGTGGACAGTACCCGGGTCCGGCCGGTGACCGCCTGCACACTGGCGGCCACGCCGCTGAGATCGACCTCCTTCACCAGACAGCCGGCGGCACCGGCCAGCACCGCGGCATCGAGACTGCGCCGGGACCATTCCAGGCACAGGAGAACCACCCTGATCCGCCAGGCGGTCAACTGCCGGACCGCACCGACCAGCTGGTCACCGTGGCTGGCGCCGAGGACGGCCACGTCGACGCGTTGCAGCGGCCAGTCCGCCAACGGACGACGGCTGTCCACCTCGGCCACGACGTCGAGCTGGCCGTCTCCGCTCAGCACGTCGTGCAGCAGGTGACGCCAGAGCGGGTCGTGGTCGGCGACCAACACCCGGGTGCGCGGTTGCGCGCGGGACGCGCCACCGTCGGGCGTCGACCGCGACCGGAACTGGTGCGCCGCACCCCGAACCACCGTCAACTCAGCACCCCCGTCGGAGGTCGGCTGCGCTCAGTCGACGTTTGCCGTCGCCGAACCGGAACTCGTAGCAGATCCGGCGCTGTGCGTCGTCGAGGAGCGCGGCCAGGTCGGCATGCCCGTCGCAGTGCCCCCAGAGCAGGTCGAGATGCCGGGTCATCACGTCGGCCTCGAAGCCGTCGCCCACCCGTGCGTACGCCCGGAACCCGTCGATGCCGTCCATGCGGCGGACCTCGGCCGCGCCGGTGACCGAGAGGAGTTCACAGGGCTCGACCGGGGCCAGCGTGTGGCACTGGAAGTAGACCCTGCTCGGCTGGTCGAGCGCGGGCACGGTCACCGGTTGACCGAGGGCCAACCGTCCGGCGAGTTGGACCGTGTCGAAGCCGGCGCAGTGCCGGGCCAGGGCGTTGATGTGGCCGCCCAGACGGCCGTTCACCTCGATGATCCGTGGCCCACGGTCGGTCAGCTTGATTTCGGTGTGGGTCAGCCCCGGTCCCAGGTCGAGCGCGGTGAGGACACGCGTGGCGAGGTCGAGTATCTCCTGTCGCTCGACGTCGCTCACCGCCGCCGGCCAGAACTGCCCTGTCTCCCGGAAGGGCGGGGCCAACGGAAGCTTCCCGGTGACGGCGAGGTGCCGCAGCCCCTGCGGCCCGTGGTAGCTCTCCACCGACACGTAGTCGCCGTACGGTCCGCCCGACCGGCCGACGAGAAGTTCCTCCACGATCACGGTGGACGCCCGACCGGCCGGCAGGAGCGGGACGAGCACCCGGTGCGCCGCCGCGTCGTCGGTGATCACGTACGTGTTCCGGCTGCCCTGGCCGTGGACGGGCTTGACCACGGCGGGCAGGCCGACGTGCTCCCGGGCGGCGGCCCACTCGTCGATCGAGGAGATCGGACGGCTGCGCACGTCGTCGACGCCGTGCCGGCGCAGCCGCTCACGTTGCCGCGCCTTGTTGGTCAGCAGTTCGGTCGTGGCGATCGAGTGGAACGGCAGGCCCAGCGCGTCGGCCAGCCACGCCGTGGCCGGCAGCATCGGCTCGGAGAAGGTCAGGACACCCGCCGGGGTGAGCCGGCGCAGCGCCGCCAGGTCCGCCGCACGGTCGCCGGTCAGCGGTACGACGTCGCCCAGCCGGCGCAGCACGTCCCCGGTCCGGCGGGTGTGTTCGCTCGGGTTGACCAGGAACGTCACCGGGCCGAGTGCCCCCAGACCGACGGCGATCTCCGCAGCGGACGCCGCCCCCCGGTCGAACACGACAACCAGCGGGCCGGCCATCAGTCGGACAGTCCCGCCAACGATCGCAGCGCGCTGCGGTACCGCTCCAGGTAGGTCGTCGCCTGTGCCTTGTCGATCAGGTCGGGGTCGTAGGCGACCGCGACGGCCGTACCGAAATCCCGCGAGTTGATCATGAAGTCGACGACGAACGGGAAGCTGGTCTTGTCGAAGGCCCACCACTCGCCGGGCCTGATCGCGGTCAGCTTTTCCAACTGCTCGTACACGTGGAAGTGGGTGAAGTTGAACGTTGTGTCGAACGGCGGCCGGCCCAGTCGTTGCTCGATCATGGCCAGCGGGTACCGGCGGTGACGCATCCCCCGCTGCTCGGCCGCGAGTGCGCTCCGGCACAGCTCCACCTGGTCGTCGGGCACGACCGGGAAACGGATCGGAACGGTGTTGAGGAACAACCCGACGAGGAGGTCCGCGCCGACGGTCTCCGGCCGTCCGTTGACCGCCAGTCCGGTCACCACGTCGCGGTCACGACCGGCCCAGGCGCTCAGTGCCCGGACGTGAGCGCCGAAAACCAGACTCTTCAGGGGAACGCCGATGCTGCCGGCAGCCGTCCTGAGGCCCTTGAGCAGGGCTTCCCCGACGTCGAAGGAGAGCATCTCCCGTGGGTCGGCCGTGCCGCCGAAGCGTCCCCGGTCGAGCAGGAGTCCGGGAGCGTCCGCCTCCGCATGCCAGAAGTCGGCGGCCTCCCGATTGTCGATCGCCTCCCGTTCGAGCCGGAGGAACTCCCGTTGGCCGGTGGCCGGCGGCAGCGGCAGGTCCGCCGGCCGGCCGGTGAGCTTCGCGTCGTACAGCGCCAGGAGCTCGTAGCAGACCCGGGCGTAGCTCCAGCCGTCGAGGATCGCGTGGTGGATCGTGAGGGTGACGTGGAAACGGTCCTCGAGCGCCACCACGTGGCAGCGGACGACCGGCGGACGCCCCCAGTCGACGGCCTGGGACAGCTGCGTCTCGCGCCAGCGGGTGACCGGTTCGGTCGTGGTGGCGTACTCGACGGTCAGCGGCGAGTCCACCGAGGACCACAGCAGTTGCACGGGAACGCTGTATCCGCCCAGGTCGAAGGAGGAACGTAACACCTGGTGGCGGTCGTACAGCTCGTCGAGCGCGGCCCTGAACAACGCCTCGTCGAACGGCCCGGTCACCTCGACGCCGACGAGGTCCTGGTAGAGACGGGGGTCACCGGACGCCTCGCTCAGGTAGATGAGCCCCACCTGGAGGGCTGAGGCGGGCCAGGCGTCCCGAGCCCCGGCCGGCATCAGCGCCCGGTCGTACGGATCCAGGAGACCGAACGGCTGGTGATCCGGCACCCCGTCGGCACGCTCGTCGCGGTCGGCCACCGCCGCCACCAACTCGCTGACCGTCGAAAAGAAGAGCAGGTCGCGCAGTTCGATCGGGATGCCCCGCGCGTTGGCGTCCGCGACGACCCGCAGGGCGATGAGCGAGTCGCCACCGAGGGTGTAGAAGTCGTCGTCGGGGCCGACGGGCTGGTCACCCAGGTGCCTCTGCCAGATCTCCACCATGACCTGCGTCGTGTCGCTCATGCGGCGAACTCCCTCGAGGATGCCGTGCGGCGGCGGGTCAGCACGGGTAGCTGTGTGATGCCGGCGATGAAGTTCGAGGCCAGGTGCGTGACCGGGCCGTTGAGCTCGATCCGGTCGAACGCCCGGAACAGCTCGGCGAAGAAGACGGTCAGCGTCATCCGCGCCAGCGGCGCCCCCAGGCAGTAGTGCGGGCCGAACCCGAAGGCGATGTGCCGGTTGTCCGCGCGGGTGATGTCGAACCGGTAGGGATCGACGAAAACGTCCTCGTCCCGGTTGGCCGACCCGACCCAGACCGCGACCGCCTCGCCCTCGCGGACCAGGCCACCGCTGAGCTCCACGTCCTGCCGCGCGTAGCGCAGGAAGCTGTTGGCCGGCGAGGTCCACCGCAGGCCCTCCTCCACCAGACCGGTCAGTGCCTCCGGTGCGGCGACGGACTGCGCCGGATGCTCGATCAGCGCGAGGATGGTGCCGGTGACAGCGTGTGGGGTGGTGGCGTTCGCGCCGAGCAGCAGGCTGTAGCAGTTGTAGACGACCTCTTCCGGGGTGAGCCGCCGGCCACCGGCCAGCATGCTGGTCAGGTACCCGACCAGGTCGTCCGGCCGCTGGCACCGGTCGTCGCGCTGGTGCCGGGCGAAGTAGTCGAACAGGCCGTGGTGGGCGATGGCCAGGGTGGCGGCCGGGTGACGCACGCACAGCCCGGGGTCCTCCGGCGCGGCGGCCATCGCGGTCCACTGCGTCAGCTGGGCCCAGTCCGTTTCGGGGATCCCCATGAGCGTCCCGGCGACCGCCATCGGCAACTGGGCGACGCAGTCGGCGAGATCCCATTCCGTATGGTCGAGCACCGGCCGCAGGATCCGGCGGACCGCCCGGACGACGTCCGGTTCGAGGTCGCGCACCGCCTTGGCGCTCAGCACACGGTTGAGCGGGGCGCGCAGCTCGGTGTGCCGCGGTGGGTCGGTCGAGACCAACATCAGCCCGGCCGCCCGGTCGCCGTGGCCCAACTGTTGCAGGAGACTGCCCCGTTCCGAGGTGAACCCGCGGTGGTCGCCCAGCACCCGGCAGGCGTCCCGGTACCTGGTGACCGACAGGAAGGTCCGCCCGTCCGGCAGTTCCTGCCGGTGCAGGGGGTGTCGGGCCCGCATCTCGGCCCAGACCGGGTGGGGATCGCCCGTGGCGTAGAAGTCGGCGGCGAACAGGTCGACGTCCGCCACCGGCACCGTCAGGGTCTGGGTGCCGCCGGAGATCCTCACCGGATCTCCTGCATCTGGTGAGCCGCCTGCACGGTCCGGGCCAGTCCGGCCGGTGTCGGGTCCAGATAGAACGCCAGTGGGGACACCTCGACGCCGTGCGCCTGCCGGAGTTCCGCGAGGATCTGCACGCCGAGCAGCGAGTGGCCGCCGAGTTCGAAGAAGTCGTCGTCGGCGCCGACGGCGTCGAGGCCCATGAGGTCCTCCCACATCCGCGTGATGGTCAG
The nucleotide sequence above comes from Micromonospora pallida. Encoded proteins:
- a CDS encoding ferritin-like domain-containing protein is translated as MTTRLYALPVDQTGWHIKAGNTTVFDWDYDDSRDKLLSLYEKGKQRQWNAAERLDWTIEIDHDDPMGIPEESVAIYGSRTWQSLNRREKANVRLHMNSWQFSQFLHGEQGALICSAKIVQTVPDIDSKFYAATQVVDEARHVEVYSRYLREKIGFAYPINPHFKSLLNDIISDSRWDMTYLGMQVLIEGLALAAFGQIRDYSKEPLAQALNAYVMQDEARHVAFGRLALRDYYPELTQAERDEREEFCIEACHMLQQRFVGEEVWTALDLDAAECMAFMRGSEHYQYFRSKLFSRIVPTLKDIGLFGPKLQRAFADMGVLDYQNANLDRLMAEDETVADEVDRLRREQVAQAIRLGSESS
- a CDS encoding AMP-binding protein, coding for MHIPTAASTNYVPQALALFEKYGPAEAIVYQGRRLTFADLRSGIQHLAEALRGQGIGAGRAVAVVANNHPDVVMLHFALHLLGCRSIWVAQAPLEHQLDFLGQAGPDVLVYDPRTHAEAGVELARRAGTRTVFSLGPGVGTDLWQAPRRALDPADTLGEPASVFQTSGTTGRPKLVHHRNLLFQTILELATRWVDDGHPTRHLYYGVFWHVSSQLGVMGMLFAGGTQVVCDSFDVTQFFTIIERERITSTNAASPRLYEMLDCPLLDRTDLSSLEMLTLGGSTVAPARLTQALERFGPIVRVAYGMSEAPLITDLNGDEHDPSRPHLLRSCGRAYGDVRIAVRDDAGRDLPPGQHGQVWVSGSLVMAGYWGQPELTAETLVDGWLRTGDTGRLDEEGYLYLVGRERELIVTGAGAVNVYPGPIEDVLTAHPDVHDAAVFAVPDEAFGEAVYACVVPVPGATVTPEELRDLVTERLDTNWTPRDVEFVDALPMIGYGKVDKRALRDGYLARTGTAVGPRE
- a CDS encoding MFS transporter, producing MPSRSRAALVGLLTAGTISDTGTRVSTVTLPWLVLVSTGSPTRMGLVVAAEMLPYVLVSALGPPLVDRLGARRVSITADLASAGCMALLAATYGFGFATLLGLVAVIGVLRGLGDNAKRAMAHATIAAAGASMARVSSIDDGLHRMSILVGAPAAGVIIAWFGITQAILIDAASFAVAAAIVTALIPASIGRPTHTDTTEREPYLKALGIGLRHLRQDQVAVGIFAVMFIVNLFNQASVAVYIPLWVDRVLDNPAALGAVSGALALGAIVGNIGFTIAATRLPRYVTFTIGLLVGGAPRFLALAFSHDLLVVIAITFVSGVALSSVNPIIAATILERTPPALQARMFGLATAVSWASIPLGGVLGGWAASALGLTVSIALSGLLYLLVALTLVLRPARWRRLDEPPPTTATAAEPART
- a CDS encoding GNAT family N-acetyltransferase translates to MHVRDDYGLPIADADAHEALTAHRAGELPPVVLVRVTDPPRDAWADLAHAGFIRKPTWLSWRAPTPRSVDDYAARLTRKARQDLRRAVDRAADAELRIEVHPTLSADQLDPFLTLYENRVNGMRFGFSFAGSMRAGMIDNPTTFGVFAYEKGELVGGCLCREFPQDDSVWLLFSAVDARWREHSLARVIYLHAFEETRRRGYPEVTMGNDPNLYGHVAKPGLFLFKTRLGFDPVPARPVGKAPAGDCADLLLSVEALTTPVVMLGYADADAQDVGTPRLTAHVFGAGPEVDINRYTTRTVDTARRADLPARVDRRIRMSP
- a CDS encoding AfsR/SARP family transcriptional regulator, translating into MNTDLVPGGSMPGHQPDLPATRISVLGPLRLEHLNHTVHLGPKVSGLLSALVLHAGKPADAGQLIDLLWGKSASAAAETTLRSHVSHLRQKLGLPPGPHGPVATVRTVGTSASRGYLLELARDSVDVQVFESAVVEGSRLLRTGGTAEARRAAKLLRDGLALWRGTAFADIAHWWGATAEINRLDALRRSAMQVRAEALIETGSYLEATGELAGMVAVDPYNEKVRRLLALALYADQRVDEAAEVCREGLTLLACRGLDAPDLHELQRRILRRTVSVGRRPPVPRVLPPAPPIFVGRHAELAAGIRLLAGTGESPRTLVLGGPAGIGKSTFAVHLAHRLADDLPGGQLYVDLRGFDAVRPPLSVPDVIRTVLRAMGVSPERLPVSVDGQLALYRSLLVDRRMLIVFDNVAGAQQVRPLLPAAAGCPVIVASRSRLTSLVATGASLPLSLGPLSGMEARELLDRRLGAERTAAEPVATTELVDYCDGNPLALAVIAAQAADFPGLRLAQLVAELRVPEFTSAG
- a CDS encoding response regulator transcription factor; translation: MVRGAAHQFRSRSTPDGGASRAQPRTRVLVADHDPLWRHLLHDVLSGDGQLDVVAEVDSRRPLADWPLQRVDVAVLGASHGDQLVGAVRQLTAWRIRVVLLCLEWSRRSLDAAVLAGAAGCLVKEVDLSGVAASVQAVTGRTRVLSTALLNLYVNPAAADRRFQDAVQKLTAREREVLRRLGEGLTTAEAAERCGVSSATVKSHVSHALAKLGARNRLEAVLMVRDVLGTPAPATYELPDAVAG